The Microplitis mediator isolate UGA2020A chromosome 8, iyMicMedi2.1, whole genome shotgun sequence genome has a window encoding:
- the LOC130673581 gene encoding tyrosine-protein kinase Abl isoform X2, protein MGAQQTKDRVIPAGSTVRQTRKQPRNPKESRLIGSNIFTEHSALLQSRPLPHIPALPEGDPPTGSSVQSLSQQSNFSAHSNVTGGSLLEAANRWTSKENLLAQEEDDPQLFVALYDFQAGGENQLSLKKGEQVRILSYNKSGEWCEAHSSTGQVGWVPSNYVTPVNSLEKHSWYHGRIARNAAEYLLSSGINGSFLVRESESSPGQRSISLRYEGRVYHYRINEDSDGKMFVTTESKFNTLAELVHHHSMLADGLITQLLYPAPKHNKPTVFPLSPEPDEWEINRTDIVMRHKLGGGQYGDVYEAVWKRYNMTVAVKTLKEDTMALKDFLEEAAIMKEMKHRNLVQLLGVCTREPPFYIITEFMSKGNLLDYLRNESKHQINAVVLMHMATQIASGMSYLESRNFIHRDLAARNCLVGENHLVKVADFGLARLMRDDTYTAHAGAKFPIKWTAPEGLAYNKFSTKSDVWAFGILLWEIATYGMSPYPGVDLTDVYHMLEKGYRMECPPGCPPKVYDLMRQCWQWSAIERPTFKEIHHSLENMFQESSITEEVEKQLQGGCDTPMFSYNHKKSQTGSTGNIHGLVLVSEQLSNSGLTQDAASNVTKLSTFMGGLTNKANSNMVQMRRSTNKRGKQAPAPPKRTSLLSSCSSFRDSAYQEQDQHNIDSVGASTLDDGTDLNGINNISKGITRDLVTMATQSIPSGGCDLEDDGDGSQGTESNFTPQPSASPEPILNIQSNQKQIKTRQYSSKEVLPQKLVHVGALEVQNVKRAINRYGTLPKGARIGAYLESLRQSGMPSAQESPSSIDLHQQQHQHQQHEAINIIETSQHRSLSPRQNNLRNQPQMTRSNSSSGVVNTYQPPNSPRSRMSSRNKNSNDNIGLRTFRNPNTSTFRTASPSRSVQPTLADLEFPPPPLDLPPPPCDPTIDPPDFSTFSTPADISYSKPSGSPVCMRKSKIDRRSKEEIVEEDDKNNDVRTVEPSVKEASSRFGVNLRRRETTSATGTGTGVTSDSNKTSDEKKNIFRGKECTGKNDNVSGCGILSPPTEAPPPPPPLPPPTSNDTDDGFNLKPGMKEMLELKLINEIKQSADLKQSGTLRKSNVFSNIVSHHLDPASQLLSELCANFNIDQSNKSPIQGEYASLNCLKEDLSHDQSTNNQQISAEKSVSHNKDTKVSSPVTADTLNSGSVGFKLKKVDKKSTSQKEDTIDSQIIDFKARLRKVEKDNIDKQEEKSKKNDDTGADMSEPDDADDKRKSTGSISSLKRLWENKESSWENQPLSPKLSTRGINKQDGGDPGEESPEDHSGASTRSSITSKSDSRISHPANSTTSGGSGSGDNDKPLVPAKPSAAKALGTPGKYFGSSIYATPNCDKHDDDNIGGGGGKQQETKGAKHDVLELSNAIEGSITNLKGTPVIVMASWLQLSDKVGLLHGLLQEVNSAEVAGAPSHARFQFRDLLSRLELQARQLRAAGTRNITENTRLLSDVHNTIKDVTNMIQR, encoded by the exons ATGGGTGCTCAACAAACCAAGGACAGAGTCATACCCGCCGGCTCGACAGTAAGACAAACGAGAAAACAACCGAGAAATCCTAAAGAATCCCGGCTTATTGGCTCGAATATTTTCACAGAGCACAGTG cTCTTTTACAAAGTAGACCATTGCCACATATCCCAGCATTGCCTGAAGGTGATCCACCCACGGGTTCGAGTGTTCAATCACTGTCACAGCAGTCTAATTTTTCTGCACACTCCAATGTCACGGGTGGAAGTTTACTTGAGGCTGCTAACAGATGGACCAGTAAGGAAAACCTTTTAGCACAGGAGGAAGACGATCCCCAGTTGTTTGTTGCTCTTTATGATTTTCAAGCCGGTGGTGAAAATCAgcttagtttaaaaaaag GTGAACAAGTACGAATATTAAGTTATAATAAGAGCGGTGAATGGTGTGAAGCACATTCAAGTACCGGTCAAGTAGGATGGGTACCCTCGAATTATGTAACACCAGTAAATTCTTTAGAAAAACATTCCTGGTACCATGGGAGAATAGCAAGAAACGCTGCTGAGTATCTGCTGAGCTCGGGTATCAATGGTAGTTTTCTTGTACGTGAGTCTGAAAGCAGTCCCGGACAACGAAGCATTTCATTAAGATACGAGGGACGTGTTTATCATTACAGAATCAATGAAGACAGTGATGGAaag ATGTTTGTTACGACTGAAAGCAAATTTAACACGCTGGCGGAATTGGTGCATCATCACTCGATGCTGGCTGACGGGTTGATAACGCAGCTACTTTATCCAGCGCCTAAACACAATAAACCAACGGTATTTCCACTCAGCCCCGAGCCGGATGAGTGGGAGATAAATCGCACGGACATTGTGATGAGGCATAAACTTGGGGGTGGACAGTATGGTGATGTTTATGAAGCTGTTTGGAAGCGTTACAATATGACTGTTGCTGTTAAAACGCTGAAAGAAGACACAATGGCCTTGAAAGATTTTCTTGAAGAAGCGGCAATAATGAAAGAGATGAAACACCGGAATCTCGTTCAATTACTCGGTGTCTGTACACGCGAGCCAcctttttatattatcacTGAATTTATGAGTAAAGGAAATTTACTCGATTATTTACGTAACGAAAGTAAACATCAAATAAACGCGGTGGTTCTGATGCACATGGCAACACAGATAGCCAGTGGTATGAGTTATCTCGAGAGCCGTAATTTTATTCACCGAGACTTAGCTGCGCGTAATTGTCTCGTCGGTGAAAATCATCTTGTCAAGGTCGCTGATTTCGGTCTCGCGAGATTAATGCGCGACGACACGTACACTGCTCACGCTGGTGCtaaatttccaataaagtgGACTGCGCCCGAAGGACTGGCCTACAACAAGTTCTCAACTAAGTCAGATGTGTGGGCGTTTGGTATTTTGCTGTGGGAAATAGCCACCTACGGAATGTCTCCGTATCCTGGCGTCGACTTGACGGACGTCTATCACATGTTGGAGAAAGGATACAGGATGGAATGCCCTCCAGGTTGTCCGCCTAAGGTCTACGATTTGATGAGACAGTGCTGGCAGTGGTCGGCCATCGAACGTCCAACGTTCAAAGAGATTCATCATTCGTTGGAGAACATGTTTCAAGAATCCAGTATTACAGaag AGGTAGAAAAACAGCTACAAGGTGGTTGCGATACTCCAATGTTTTCTTATAATCACAAGAAATCACAAACAGGAAGTACGGGAAATATTCATGGTCTTGTTTTAGTATCAGAGCAATTATCTAACTCAGGTTTAACGCAAG ATGCTGCCAGTAATGTCACTAAACTTAGCACTTTTATGGGTGGTCTTACCAACAAAGCTAACAGTAACATGGTGCAGATGCGTCGCTCTACAAATAAAAGAGGAAAACAAGCTCCTGCCCCGCCCAAAAGAACCAG CTTATTGTCCTCATGCAGTTCGTTTCGTGACTCTGCGTACCAGGAACAAGATCAGCATAATATCGATTCCGTAGGGGCTTCAACTCTCGATGACGGAACCGATCTAAAtggtattaataatatttctaaaG GTATCACGCGAGATCTCGTGACAATGGCGACACAATCAATACCGTCTGGAGGCTGTGACTTGGAGGATGATGGTGACGGATCCCAGGGGACGGAGTCAAATTTTACCCCACAGCCATCGGCTTCACCCGAACCAATACTCAACATACAGTCCAATCAgaaacaaattaaaacgaGACAGTACTCGTCTAAGGAAGTACTACCACAGAag CTAGTCCACGTGGGTGCCCTGGAAGTACAAAATGTTAAACGTGCTATAAATCGATACGGTACTTTACCAAAAGGAGCAAGAATAGGCGCTTATTTGGAGTCACTTCGTCAAAGTGGTATGCCGTCTGCTCAAGAATCACCCTCGTCTATTGACCTGCATCAGCAGCAGCATCAACACCAGCAACATGAAGCAATAAACATTATCGAAACGTCACAACATCGATCGCTCTCGCCACGTCAAAATAATCTGCGAAATCAACCTCAAATGACTCGTAGTAATTCGTCCAGTGGTGTTGTTAATACTTATCAGCCGCCAAATTCACCCCGTAGTCGTATGTCAAGtcgtaataaaaatagtaatgataatattGGCCTGAGGACATTTCGTAATCCCAATACGTCGACATTCCGCACGGCAAGTCCGTCAAGATCAGTACAGCCTACTCTTGCTGATTTAGAATTTCCTCCACCGCCTCTTGATCTTCCACCGCCACCATGTGATCCTACTATTGATCCACCAGATTTCTCGACATTTAGCACACCTGCTGATATTTCGTACAGCAAACCTTCTGGTTCTCCTGTTTGTATGAGGAAATCTAAAATAGATCGCAGGTCTAAGGAAGAAATAGTTGAGGAGGATGACAAAAATAATGACGTGAGAACTGTTGAACCTTCGGTGAAAGAAGCTAGTTCTAGATTTGGCGTTAATTTAAGACGTCGAGAGACAACTTCAGCTACTGGAACTGGTACTGGAGTGACAAGTGATAGCAATAAAACGTctgatgaaaagaaaaatatatttcgtgGAAAAGAATgcacgggaaaaaatgataacgTAAGTGGTTGTGGTATACTTTCACCGCCGACAGAAGCGCCGCCGCCTCCACCACCTCTACCGCCACCCACGAGTAATGACACAGATGACGGATTTAATTTGAAACCCGGTATGAAAGAAATGCTGGaactaaaattgataaatgaaaTCAAACAGAGCGCTGATTTAAAACAAAGTGGAACTTTACGTAAATCAAATGTATTTAGTAATATTGTGTCACATCATTTAGATCCGGCCTCCCAATTACTCTCTGAGCTGTGtgctaattttaatattgatcaGTCAAATAAATCGCCTATACAAGGAGAGTATGCTTCATTGAATTGTTTAAAAGAAGATTTATCTCATGATCAATCGACTAATAATCAGCAGATTAGTGCTGAAAAATCTGTGAGCCATAATAAAGATACTAAAGTATCATCCCCAGTAACTGCGGACACTTTGAATTCCGGAAGTGTCgggtttaagttaaaaaaagttgataaaaaaagtacttCGCAGAAAGAAGATACTATTGATAGCCAGATAATTGATTTCAAAGCAAGACTGAGAAAGGTTGAGAAAGACAATATTGACAAACAAGAGGAGAAGAGTAAAAAGAATGATGACACTGGTGCTGACATGTCTGAGCCCGATGATGCTGATGACAAACGTAAAAGTACTGGCAGTATCAGCAGCTTGAAACGTTTGTGGGAAAACAAAGAATCTTCATGGGAAAATCAGCCGCTAAGTCCAAAATTAAGTACACGCGGTATTAATAAACAAGACGGTGGTGATCCTGGTGAAGAGAGTCCTGAAGATCACAGCGGTGCTTCAACAAGAAGTTCTATCACCAGTAAAAGTGATAGTAGAATAAGTCATCCTGCTAATTCAACAACTTCCGGTGGTAGTGGAAGCGGTGATAATGACAAACCCTTGGTACCAGCAAAACCATCTGCCGCAAAAGCTCTCGGTACTCCGGGTAAATACTTTGGGTCATCAATTTACGCGACGCCAAACTGTGACAAGCATGATGACGATAATATAGGCGGTGGTGGTGGTAAACAGCAAGAAACTAAAGGAGCTAAACATGACGTATTAGAATTATCAAATGCCATTGAAGGGAGTATAACTAATTTAAAAGGTACACCAGTTATTGTAATGGCCAGTTGGCTTCAATTGTCCGACAAAGTTGGTCTTCTCCATGGTTTACTTCAAGAAGTTAATTCTGCTGAAGTTGCCGGTGCGCCATCACATGCACGATTTCAATTCAGAGATTTATTGTCACGTCTTGAATTACAAGCACGGCAATTGAGAGCCGCTGGCACTCGTAATATCACAGAGAACACAAGACTACTTAGTGATGTTCATAACACGATTAAAGACGTTACGAATATGATTCAGAGATAA